cctctatcattcttaaatggaagaagtttggaaccaacaagacacTCCctcgagctggccgcccggccaaactgagcaatcgggggagaagggccttggtcagggaggtgaccaagaaccggatggtcactctgacaaagctccagagtttgttcctctgtggagatgggagaaccttccaggaggacaaccatctctgcagcactccacaccaatcaggcctttatggtagagtggccaggcggaagccactcctcagtaaaaggcacatgacagcctgcttgtgCCTTTTACTTGCAcatgaggaaacctggcaccatccctatggtgaagcatggtggtggcagcatcatgctgtggggatgtttcagCGCCAGGGACtgcgagactagtcaggatagagggaaagatgaacggagcaaagtacagagtgttccttgatgaaaacctgctccagagcgttcaggaccgcagactggggcaaaggtttaacatccaacaggacaaccaccctaagcacacagcctagacaaagcaggagtggcttcgggacaagtctctgaatgtccatgagtggcccagccagagtccggacttgaacccgatcaaacatctctggagagacctgaaaataactgtgcagcgatgttccccatccaaccagacagagcttgagaggatctgcagagaagaactggagacactccacaaatacaggtgtgtcctacacaagaagacttgaggctgtaatcactgccaaaggtgcttcaacaaagtactgagtaaaaggtctgaatacttatgtaaatttgacatttcagtaaaaaaatatatatatattagcaaaAATGgctgaaaacctgtttttcctttgtcattatgggttattatgtgtagattgaaaaaaaatctatttaatgcattttagaacaaggatgtaacataacaacatgtgggaaaagtcaaggggactgaatactttctgaatacactgtataggGATGTTTTATAACGCCAGGCACATTTAATAGGctgttgattatagacctaattaagttggggtttcctctctcctcattttCTTAGGCAATTAAGACAAGGGCTGTTTTCTCCTCTCTTAACTCCGCTGCTGCCTTCGCTGCATTGTTctcaatatgctggttaactttgctattatgcacatagcaacatggtctaggaaaaggcaCCAATTCAACAGTGCACTGATGTGTTTCAGAACTGAGGACAGCGACCACTATTCAATGTGGGAGAAAGCacatttgttttaaaataatataatttttatTTCTGTTTCACCATTGTTCTTACATAATAccaccatatacaatttcagaaGCACATCTTAGTAATGGACTGAGCCATCCccacggcctccacaatggatcagtccactcagacagacGTGAATCAGATAGGTGTCTTGTAgaccatatttaaaaaaaaacatgttttgctactgctcgactaaagaaatctcaGTCGACCAACACCCTATCGACCAAataatcgaccagtcgactaaatggagTCAGCCCTACAGTACACTGTTAGAAAAAAGGTGTTTTCTAGAAcctaaagggttcttcagctgcccccataggagaaccctttgaggaatcctttttggttccaggtattactttttccacagagggttctatatagaacccaaaagagttctacctggaaccaaataaTACATTTCCTATGTTGACAAGACTTTTTTTCTATTAGGGTACAGTAGTGAAGGTTAGGGTTTACTGTAGAGAGCAGCTACAGGCAGAAACAGGgacagccatacacagcagacATGCAGTCCAGCTACAGCCATAGAAACGAAGCAGATAGAACACACCATTCCCAAACCTGCTATTAGAATGGATTAATAATGGGAAGACCCTATTCAACTCAGCAGTTGGTACAATACTTAGAATCTAGACAAGGGAGTCTATGTCTATACCCCTGATCTAGTTCAGGTTCTGTTTCTACATACAGTGGCATTCGGAAGTATTCACCTccattggcatttttcctattttgttgccttacaacctggaattaaaatatattttttttgggggggtttgtatcaattcatttacacaacatgcctaccactttgaagatgctaaatatgttttattgtgaacaAACAAgaagacaattttttttttaaacttgagcgtgcataactatttacccccccccaagtcaatactttgtagagccaacgtttgcagcaattacagctgcaagtctcttggggtatgtctttatAATCTTGGCACATCTacccactgggatttttgcccattcttcatgacaaaactgctccagctccttcaagttggatgggttctgctggtgtacagcaatctttaagtcataccacatattctcaattggattgaggtctgggctttgactaggccattccaagacattaaatgttttcctttaaaccactcgagtgttactTTAGTAGTATGCTtcaggtcattgtcctgctggaaggtgaacctacatcccagtctcaaatctctggaagactgaaacaggtttccctcaagaatttccctgtatttagcgccctccgtcattccttcaattctgaccagtttcccagtccctgtcgatgaaaaacatccccacagcatgatgctgccaccaccatgcttcactgtggggatggtgttctcgcgGGTGTTGAGAGgtattgggtttgcgccagacatagagttttccttgatggctgaaaagctacattttagtctcatctgaccagagaggaagtctcccacatgccttttggcgaacaccaaacatgtttgcttatttttgttggccactcttctgtaaagtccagctctgtggagtgtacagcttaaagtggtcctatggatagatactccaatctccgctgtggagctttgcagctccttcagggttatctttggtctctttgttgcctctccgattaattccctccttgcctggtctgtgagttttggtgggtggccctctcttggcaggtttgttgtgttgccatattctttccattttttaatactggatttaatggtgctccatgggatgttcaaagttttggatatttttttataacccaaccctgatctgtacctcTCCACacctttgtccctgacctgtttggagagctccttggtcttcatggtgccgcttgcttggtggtgccccttgcttagtggtgttgcagactctggggccttttagaacaggtgtatatatactgagatcatgtgacagatcatgtgacatttagattgcacacaggtggactttatttaaataATGATGTgattctgaaggtaattggttgatcttatttaggggcttcatagcaaagtggTGAATATGTACGTACCACCTTTCcgttaaatttatttatttttttcttaatttcacttcaccaatttggactgttttgtttatgtccattacatgaaatccaaataaaaatacatttaaattacaggttgtcatgcaacaaaataggaaaaatgccaaggggagtgaatacttctgcaaggcactgtatctagtcAAGCGGATCTAGTTCTACGTCCCTAATCTAGTTCAGGTTTCTATGTCTTTGTGTCAGGGCTCATTCTACGGGGTGTGTTTCTACGTGTTCAGACAGGTTTGGTTCTATGGTCTATGGTTCTAcattgttgttctgttgttctctgGTCTATCTGTTGTGTTTCCAGGTCTGTGTTCTGGCAGAGtcctggcagacagacagtaccTCTATGCTTCAGAGCTGGGCTGAGGGGGAGACTGACACACGTCTTCAGTAGGAGAGCTGTCTGCTGTACCGCTAAACcaggaaacacacagacagacagacagcagagaggttagtacagacagagagggagagagatgagcagGGACGGAAtgaggaggaaaaagagagaaaagcgAAAGAGAAAGATAGTAGATAACAAATCATTCTGGCGTATTTAGTGTGAGGGTGAGAGTTAGAACAACGTCAAGTCCAAGTCCTTTAGGAAGACAAGACAGCCCTGTGATCAGTAGCTAGACTGAGTACCGTGCTGCAGAAGGGCAGATGGTATGTGTAGGTTGGAGGTTATAAAGAGGTTATAAAGAGAAGCAGAGCTGAAGATGCTTTGATAGGATGCAGATTATGTCCTGTGAATGGTAATACAGGAACCAGAGCTTCTAACCTTTACCCTTTAACCCAGGGTTAAAGGCCCAAAAGGAGGAGGATCCTGAGTGCCTGGCCTTCATCCCCAAACACGTTATACCTCACTCTGCCAATGAtgtattggtgtgtgtatgtgtatgtagtttgtgtgtgtataggttgtgTGTATGAGTGTCGTACCCGCTCTGCCAGTTGAGGATGTGTTGTGGGCTGCTGGGGGGTATGGGGGTGGCAGCCTGTTCACTGGAGGGAGTCACACTCCTCTGGCTGTGAGGGGACGCTgctatacagagagacacacagttatacacagttacacacagtcatacacacacacacacacacacacacacacacacaaaggtcggTGGTCAGGGGCTGCGGAATCCCAGCTATGCCTCAGATAGGGGGCTTAAAGTGGGGGTGTGACCACTGTGACAAACAGGCTCCTTTAGTTCAGGGATCACTTTACACACACTCTCCTTAACAGAGGCCACTCTCCTTCACACACAGGCCTTGTTGGCGCAGTAGGCAgcacgtcagtctcataatctgaatgTAAATAATAGGAAATGTAACATCTATCCTTAACACTGCCTGAGCAAACCCAGTTTAAACTCCAAACTTAGCTTTGAACATAAACTATGTCTGTGTAACCTAATGTAGCTGGTGTAAAATAACATAAAAACTGTCGGGAGAGGACCTCTGCTACACTATTCAACCAATCCAGAAAAGGCTGTGGAGGAGTTATGAGGCCATATCACATTGTTAATGTCCAAAAGCAGAAGTCGTGTCACAAGTGGAAGCTGTGTTGTTGCGACCCCGCTGAGGGtgatgagtgtgtggtgtgttgtcaCCCACCTGGCGATCCCTTGGCGAGCGTCCCCACCCTGTTGCCTCGTCCGTGTCCAAGAGTGCCTTGCAACGAGCCGCTGTCTGACGCATTGGAGCCACAGTGACTCCTCTCCTTTAGACTGCCCGATGAGCGCTGGTACCAACACCTCAGCTCGTCCGACACCActgccctcccccctcctcccccctctcgccCCAGTGAGGGAGTCCGTACAATCTGGGAGCGGGACGGGGTGAGTCTGccactcccctctcccccctcctcacccccccagGTCTCCTTGTAGAGACCCCCGGCTGTGTAGGAGCTGGAGGTTTTGAACTGGGCCTTGACGCTGTAGTGGCCCTCCTGGTCACTCTCCAGGCTGCGCACCACCACCGGGTTGGGGCTTCCCTCTACGTACAGGGGGTACTCTTTAATCCGGTACTGGGACGAGGGCTGGCTCTGGCTGTGGAGGTACACCCCGTGCTGCCCTGACCCAGTCCCTGCTCCCCCTGTACCACTGCCCCCTGAACCGTTCTTGGCTGCCAGGTTGGGCATGGAGCCAGAGTTAGAGGAACCAAGGTGACCTGCAGAcctggatagagagaggatatacaCATTAAACATAGAACATGTCACAGAGATCCTCCAAGGATTGCTGAACAAGTCCAAAGTAAATCCCTGGACACACCCAGCTCTGCTGTACTAACctgtgcctctgcctctgcctctgcctggcTTTGGAGGGGGAGTCCTCTCCCAGGGTGGAGTAGTTAGGGTTGGAGCCTGGCGCTCCCCCAGGGTAGTAGTGTTCTGAGCTGCTCTGGGAGGTACAGGACGAACAGTCATCCAGCGGGTCCGAACCGTTCGAGCTGCGTGTCCCTGGGGCCAAGAAGAAGTCTGGGCTGCCCAGGGCTCCCagggtgtctgtgtgagtgtgtgtatcggGGTCGGAGGCCAGCAGCTTGCCCTGAGATTCCAGGCTGGAGCTGCGGTTCCTAAAGTGCTGAACCAGACTGTGCAGACGGGTGGGACTGATGTCCACAGACCTGgtgaaaggagggagagatggagggagggagatagagagagagattttccaGTACAGTTGTGGCTTTGACCTAGTGAGGTGACCGTAGTGTGGCGGTTGTCTGAAGGTTATTCCAAAGTTATCTGGCGGTTACCTGGTGGAGTGTACATATTGAGGGGTCCTGGTCCTAAGGTCAGGGGTAGAGGGCATGCTGGATTGGGCGCTCCAGTGAGGAAGGCTCCTGATGGGGCTACTCTGCAGAGAGTTACTGCCTCCTGCCTCCCCACAAGTACCAGAGCTGGGGAACCGCCTGTgactggcagggagagagagagcacttagAAAACCTTAACATTACTATTGCTATTTTCTAATCATTCTACTATCGTTAAACCAACTATCACATGCCCCATGACCCCAGTATAGATCTATCGTCATGGCAACAGAGTTGACCTCTCACCTGGAGTGTGAGGAGCGTTTTTTTACCCTCTCGTAGGGTTCGTCCAGCGAGGACTCACTCCACATCTTGGGTTTGATGGGGGACTTGTCGTATTCGGAGCGAGAGTAGTGCAGGTGCCGAAGGCCTTCTAGGGACTGGGGAGGAGGGGGCCGGCTGTGGGAAGGAGGCCGGGGAGGGAGGCCCTTTTGTGGAGATGCTGTCGGAGAGAAGGTGGGGGTCCCTGTCACCTGGGGGTCatctgaagagagacagagaaagaggaatggagggattgGTTAGATTGAACACTGATTAGACCCCATTAGAAGGTTGATGATGACACCTTTAGATTTATTCCACTGTGAggttcacacagagagagagaggtaaacatCCCATCgtccgacagagagagagagagagagagagacagacagagagagagagagagagacagacagagagagagagggagagagacagagagagagagaggtaaacatACCGTCGTCTAGGACCAGAgcgtcagacagagagctgtccTCTGAGCCGATGTTGGCCTCTGTGGTAGAGAACAGAGGAAAACACTCTTACTATGGCATTGGTTGGGGTTAGGTAGGTGTGTTTAAATGAATGTTTATGAGCACTtcttgccgtgtgtgtgtgtctgtgtgagtgtgtttgagtgtgtgtgtatgtatggtgtATGTGAATTTTTgatgttgtgtatgtgtgcctggtCTCACCCTGTTTGTTACGCGCTGTGGTTCGTATAAGCGATTCTCTCAGCATGTGTGTAGTCTCACCCTCTATGATAAGCGAAGCGCGTTGCGTGGGTTTCTTCCCAGAGCGGACACGGTGTTCGTTGATGGCGTTCTCTATCTCCTGGAGTTTCCTCAGTGCGTTCAGGTACGACGTCTTCCTCTGTTTCCTCAGCTTCTTACTGCTCACGTGCGGATCGCCGGCCAACCGCCTCGCAGCCTCCGTGATCTGTGATTGGATGGCAAACTCCCTCTCTAGACGCTCTAGCTCTTCCTcctggtgagagggagagaggagagagatgcaaGGGTTACGAATTGtgacacacgtgtacacacaaacacataactGTGTGCACaaagagaaacaaacacacacaagctatGACACACTCAGACATGAGTAACTCCCGTCCACGCCCACCAGTAGTAACCTAAAGCATGTTCCTAGGCCTGGAAAAACACAATGAGGAAATCATCTATCTTCcttcctccccctttctttcCTAGTCCTGTCTTGTCTCCCTTGAGAACCCCTCAAACACCCCCAGTTCACTTCAGCTCAGAACCCCCACTTACTTCCCCTAACCCTCACCTCAGCTCAGAACCCCCCCCCTACTCCCCCCTAACCCTCACCTCAGCTCAGAACCCACCTTACCCCCAgcccagaaccccccccccactcccccctaCCCCTCACCTCAGCTCAGAACCCCCCCCTACCCCCCTAACCCTCAGCTCAGAACCTCCCCCCTAATCCTCACCTCAGCTCAGAACCCCCCCTTACTCCCCCTACCCCTCACCTCAGCTCAGAACCCCCCCCTACTTCCCCTAACCCTCACCTCAgctcagaacccccccccctactcCTCACCTCAGCTCAGAACCCCCCTTACCCCCAgcccagaacccccccccccactcccccctaCCCCTCACCTCAGCTCAGAACCCCCCCTACCCCCCTAACCCTCAgctcagaaccccccccccctactcccCCCTAACCCTCAGCTCAGAACCCCCCCTAACCCTCAgctcagaacccccccccccactcccccctaCCCCTCACCTCAGCTCAGAACCCCCCCTACCCCCCTAACCCTCAGCTCAGAACCTCCCCCCTAATCCTCACCTCAgctcagaacccccccccccccccacttaacCCTCACCTCACCTCAGAAAAACAGAACAGTAGGCCTGTTTCACACATGCACGCAGGCACTCGCGCACACACTTCCCTTAGGAGAGAGAGTAGTGATGTATTGGGTTAGGTCAACATCTCCCAAGACTACCTAGTGAGAGGAATCCCTCTCACTAACAATCTCTACATCCCAGaatgacctctgtgtgtgtgtgtgtgtgcgcgtgtgtgtgtgtgtgttctgaggtaACAGGGATTGACTAGTGTACAATCTGAGACATCTTTCTGCTTGCCTGGCGGTTTCCTAATACTTTACCACTGGATCAGTTTCAATGCATACaatccaagacacacacacacacacacacatgcatgcgtgcacacaaacacatgtacGCTCGCTTGcacacactttctttctctcccactaTAACCGCTTCCTGTGGTAAGGAACAGACAGGCTATTTTTAGTCAACCCTGTAGCAGTGGAAAATATATTACGGCACAAATAGAAgaacagggagaaagagggattGAGGATGACTTCAAACCAGATCTAAGACGTTCCAGACTGCTGGTTTAGTCACTGCCCCAGTCAACCAATCATCTAGGATCAGTTCTCCATCCCCAAGTCTTAACCATATCTATTACATCACTCCAGGTTCATGAGGAAGTGTATCTATACTGGGAGACAAATACAACTCCTCCCATTTACTTGAACTGAATGGAACCACTGGAAACAGTTGGCTCTCATGTGGATTTACAGAAGTACCAGTTTGAGTGTATTCTCTGACCTCTCTTTTCGGCTTGATCT
This DNA window, taken from Oncorhynchus kisutch isolate 150728-3 linkage group LG22, Okis_V2, whole genome shotgun sequence, encodes the following:
- the LOC109866952 gene encoding FERM domain-containing protein 4A isoform X7, which codes for MAVQLMPESAVCLLMMTEGRRCQVHLLDDRKLELLVQPKLMAKDLLDLVASHFNLKEKEYFGISYTDETGHFSWLQLDRRVLEHEFPKKSGPIVLYFCVRFYIESISYLKDNATIELFFLNAKSCIYKELIEVDSEVVFELASYILQEAKGDFTSNDVTRSDLKKLPALPTQALKEHPSLAYCEDRVIEHYKKLNGQSRGQAIVNYMSIVESLPTYGVHYYTVKDKQGIPWWLGLSYKGIFQYDYQDKVKPRKVFQWRQLENLYFREKKFSVEVHDPRSRASVTRRTFGHSGIAVHTWYACPALIKSIWAMAISQHQFYLDRKQSKSKIHAARSLSEIAIDLTETGTLKTSKLANMGSKGKIISGSSGSLLSSGSQESDSSQTAKKDMLAALRARQEALEETLKQRLEELKDICIREAELTGKLPEEYPLDPGEEPPTVRRKIGPAFKLDEHKIKPKREEEELERLEREFAIQSQITEAARRLAGDPHVSSKKLRKQRKTSYLNALRKLQEIENAINEHRVRSGKKPTQRASLIIEGETTHMLRESLIRTTARNKQEANIGSEDSSLSDALVLDDDDPQVTGTPTFSPTASPQKGLPPRPPSHSRPPPPQSLEGLRHLHYSRSEYDKSPIKPKMWSESSLDEPYERVKKRSSHSSHRRFPSSGTCGEAGGSNSLQSSPIRSLPHWSAQSSMPSTPDLRTRTPQYVHSTRSVDISPTRLHSLVQHFRNRSSSLESQGKLLASDPDTHTHTDTLGALGSPDFFLAPGTRSSNGSDPLDDCSSCTSQSSSEHYYPGGAPGSNPNYSTLGEDSPSKARQRQRQRHRSAGHLGSSNSGSMPNLAAKNGSGGSGTGGAGTGSGQHGVYLHSQSQPSSQYRIKEYPLYVEGSPNPVVVRSLESDQEGHYSVKAQFKTSSSYTAGGLYKETWGGEEGGEGSGRLTPSRSQIVRTPSLGREGGGGGRAVVSDELRCWYQRSSGSLKERSHCGSNASDSGSLQGTLGHGRGNRVGTLAKGSPAASPHSQRSVTPSSEQAATPIPPSSPQHILNWQSGSFNDSCFLSSPLCSELADVQWYGNDKAKPGTLV
- the LOC109866952 gene encoding FERM domain-containing protein 4A isoform X8 encodes the protein MVVQGAVTPGRTRRLMLKLPVGTLRRNSGERMTEGRRCQVHLLDDRKLELLVQPKLMAKDLLDLVASHFNLKEKEYFGISYTDETGHFSWLQLDRRVLEHEFPKKSGPIVLYFCVRFYIESISYLKDNATIELFFLNAKSCIYKELIEVDSEVVFELASYILQEAKGDFTSNDVTRSDLKKLPALPTQALKEHPSLAYCEDRVIEHYKKLNGQSRGQAIVNYMSIVESLPTYGVHYYTVKDKQGIPWWLGLSYKGIFQYDYQDKVKPRKVFQWRQLENLYFREKKFSVEVHDPRSRASVTRRTFGHSGIAVHTWYACPALIKSIWAMAISQHQFYLDRKQSKSKIHAARSLSEIAIDLTETGTLKTSKLANMGSKGKIISGSSGSLLSSGSQESDSSQTAKKDMLAALRARQEALEETLKQRLEELKDICIREAELTGKLPEEYPLDPGEEPPTVRRKIGPAFKLDEHKIKPKREEEELERLEREFAIQSQITEAARRLAGDPHVSSKKLRKQRKTSYLNALRKLQEIENAINEHRVRSGKKPTQRASLIIEEANIGSEDSSLSDALVLDDDDPQVTGTPTFSPTASPQKGLPPRPPSHSRPPPPQSLEGLRHLHYSRSEYDKSPIKPKMWSESSLDEPYERVKKRSSHSSHRRFPSSGTCGEAGGSNSLQSSPIRSLPHWSAQSSMPSTPDLRTRTPQYVHSTRSVDISPTRLHSLVQHFRNRSSSLESQGKLLASDPDTHTHTDTLGALGSPDFFLAPGTRSSNGSDPLDDCSSCTSQSSSEHYYPGGAPGSNPNYSTLGEDSPSKARQRQRQRHRSAGHLGSSNSGSMPNLAAKNGSGGSGTGGAGTGSGQHGVYLHSQSQPSSQYRIKEYPLYVEGSPNPVVVRSLESDQEGHYSVKAQFKTSSSYTAGGLYKETWGGEEGGEGSGRLTPSRSQIVRTPSLGREGGGGGRAVVSDELRCWYQRSSGSLKERSHCGSNASDSGSLQGTLGHGRGNRVGTLAKGSPAASPHSQRSVTPSSEQAATPIPPSSPQHILNWQSGSFNDSCFLSSPLCSELADVQWYGNDKAKPGTLV
- the LOC109866952 gene encoding FERM domain-containing protein 4A isoform X10; protein product: MSERPRHFSKMTEGRRCQVHLLDDRKLELLVQPKLMAKDLLDLVASHFNLKEKEYFGISYTDETGHFSWLQLDRRVLEHEFPKKSGPIVLYFCVRFYIESISYLKDNATIELFFLNAKSCIYKELIEVDSEVVFELASYILQEAKGDFTSNDVTRSDLKKLPALPTQALKEHPSLAYCEDRVIEHYKKLNGQSRGQAIVNYMSIVESLPTYGVHYYTVKDKQGIPWWLGLSYKGIFQYDYQDKVKPRKVFQWRQLENLYFREKKFSVEVHDPRSRASVTRRTFGHSGIAVHTWYACPALIKSIWAMAISQHQFYLDRKQSKSKIHAARSLSEIAIDLTETGTLKTSKLANMGSKGKIISGSSGSLLSSGSQESDSSQTAKKDMLAALRARQEALEETLKQRLEELKDICIREAELTGKLPEEYPLDPGEEPPTVRRKIGPAFKLDEHKIKPKREEEELERLEREFAIQSQITEAARRLAGDPHVSSKKLRKQRKTSYLNALRKLQEIENAINEHRVRSGKKPTQRASLIIEGETTHMLRESLIRTTARNKQEANIGSEDSSLSDALVLDDDDPQVTGTPTFSPTASPQKGLPPRPPSHSRPPPPQSLEGLRHLHYSRSEYDKSPIKPKMWSESSLDEPYERVKKRSSHSSHRRFPSSGTCGEAGGSNSLQSSPIRSLPHWSAQSSMPSTPDLRTRTPQYVHSTRSVDISPTRLHSLVQHFRNRSSSLESQGKLLASDPDTHTHTDTLGALGSPDFFLAPGTRSSNGSDPLDDCSSCTSQSSSEHYYPGGAPGSNPNYSTLGEDSPSKARQRQRQRHRSAGHLGSSNSGSMPNLAAKNGSGGSGTGGAGTGSGQHGVYLHSQSQPSSQYRIKEYPLYVEGSPNPVVVRSLESDQEGHYSVKAQFKTSSSYTAGGLYKETWGGEEGGEGSGRLTPSRSQIVRTPSLGREGGGGGRAVVSDELRCWYQRSSGSLKERSHCGSNASDSGSLQGTLGHGRGNRVGTLAKGSPAASPHSQRSVTPSSEQAATPIPPSSPQHILNWQSGSFNDSCFLSSPLCSELADVQWYGNDKAKPGTLV
- the LOC109866952 gene encoding FERM domain-containing protein 4A isoform X2, with the protein product MVVQGAVTPGRTRRLMLKLPVGTLRRNSGERMTEGRRCQVHLLDDRKLELLVQPKLMAKDLLDLVASHFNLKEKEYFGISYTDETGHFSWLQLDRRVLEHEFPKKSGPIVLYFCVRFYIESISYLKDNATIELFFLNAKSCIYKELIEVDSEVVFELASYILQEAKGDFTSNDVTRSDLKKLPALPTQALKEHPSLAYCEDRVIEHYKKLNGQSRGQAIVNYMSIVESLPTYGVHYYTVKDKQGIPWWLGLSYKGIFQYDYQDKVKPRKVFQWRQLENLYFREKKFSVEVHDPRSRASVTRRTFGHSGIAVHTWYACPALIKSIWAMAISQHQFYLDRKQSKSKIHAARSLSEIAIDLTETGTLKTSKLANMGSKGKIISGSSGSLLSSGSQESDSSQTAKKDMLAALRARQEALEETLKQRLEELKDICIREAELTGKLPEEYPLDPGEEPPTVRRKIGPAFKLDEHKIKPKREEEELERLEREFAIQSQITEAARRLAGDPHVSSKKLRKQRKTSYLNALRKLQEIENAINEHRVRSGKKPTQRASLIIEGETTHMLRESLIRTTARNKQEANIGSEDSSLSDALVLDDDDPQVTGTPTFSPTASPQKGLPPRPPSHSRPPPPQSLEGLRHLHYSRSEYDKSPIKPKMWSESSLDEPYERVKKRSSHSSHRRFPSSGTCGEAGGSNSLQSSPIRSLPHWSAQSSMPSTPDLRTRTPQYVHSTRSVDISPTRLHSLVQHFRNRSSSLESQGKLLASDPDTHTHTDTLGALGSPDFFLAPGTRSSNGSDPLDDCSSCTSQSSSEHYYPGGAPGSNPNYSTLGEDSPSKARQRQRQRHRSAGHLGSSNSGSMPNLAAKNGSGGSGTGGAGTGSGQHGVYLHSQSQPSSQYRIKEYPLYVEGSPNPVVVRSLESDQEGHYSVKAQFKTSSSYTAGGLYKETWGGEEGGEGSGRLTPSRSQIVRTPSLGREGGGGGRAVVSDELRCWYQRSSGSLKERSHCGSNASDSGSLQGTLGHGRGNRVGTLAKGSPASPHSQRSVTPSSEQAATPIPPSSPQHILNWQSGSFNDSCFLSSPLCSELADVQWYGNDKAKPGTLV
- the LOC109866952 gene encoding FERM domain-containing protein 4A isoform X4 encodes the protein MVVQGAVTPGRTRRLMLKLPVGTLRRNSGERMTEGRRCQVHLLDDRKLELLVQPKLMAKDLLDLVASHFNLKEKEYFGISYTDETGHFSWLQLDRRVLEHEFPKKSGPIVLYFCVRFYIESISYLKDNATIELFFLNAKSCIYKELIEVDSEVVFELASYILQEAKGDFTSNDVTRSDLKKLPALPTQALKEHPSLAYCEDRVIEHYKKLNGQSRGQAIVNYMSIVESLPTYGVHYYTVKDKQGIPWWLGLSYKGIFQYDYQDKVKPRKVFQWRQLENLYFREKKFSVEVHDPRSRASVTRRTFGHSGIAVHTWYACPALIKSIWAMAISQHQFYLDRKQSKSKIHAARSLSEIAIDLTETGTLKTSKLANMGSKGKIISGSSGSLLSSGSQESDSSQTAKKDMLAALRARQEALEETLKQRLEELKDICIREAELTGKLPEEYPLDPGEEPPTVRRKIGPAFKLDEHKIKPKREEEELERLEREFAIQSQITEAARRLAGDPHVSSKKLRKQRKTSYLNALRKLQEIENAINEHRVRSGKKPTQRASLIIEGETTHMLRESLIRTTARNKQEANIGSEDSSLSDALVLDDDDPQVTGTPTFSPTASPQKGLPPRPPSHSRPPPPQSLEGLRHLHYSRSEYDKSPIKPKMWSESSLDEPYERVKKRSSHSRRFPSSGTCGEAGGSNSLQSSPIRSLPHWSAQSSMPSTPDLRTRTPQYVHSTRSVDISPTRLHSLVQHFRNRSSSLESQGKLLASDPDTHTHTDTLGALGSPDFFLAPGTRSSNGSDPLDDCSSCTSQSSSEHYYPGGAPGSNPNYSTLGEDSPSKARQRQRQRHRSAGHLGSSNSGSMPNLAAKNGSGGSGTGGAGTGSGQHGVYLHSQSQPSSQYRIKEYPLYVEGSPNPVVVRSLESDQEGHYSVKAQFKTSSSYTAGGLYKETWGGEEGGEGSGRLTPSRSQIVRTPSLGREGGGGGRAVVSDELRCWYQRSSGSLKERSHCGSNASDSGSLQGTLGHGRGNRVGTLAKGSPAASPHSQRSVTPSSEQAATPIPPSSPQHILNWQSGSFNDSCFLSSPLCSELADVQWYGNDKAKPGTLV